The DNA segment TTTTATTCCTGTAAATTTGGGACGGCGGGGGACGCCCTTTATATATTTATATTTACGGTTCAAATCCGTCCTCCCGTCCCCTACTGCCCGTTAATCGAGGCCACAATCCGCCGGAAGCTCTCCACGCCGGCCTCCAGGTTTTCAAGGATGTCTTCTGCCAGCACGTCCGGATCAGGCAGGTTGTCCAGGTCTGCCAGGCTGTCATCGCGGATCCAGAACATATCCAGGCTGGTCTTGTCCCGGCCTGTGATCTCTTCGCGGGAAAATTTCCGCCATCTGCCGCCCGGGTTGTCCGGTGACCAGGTCTGTTTGCGCTCGTGGCGGTTTTGCGGGTTGTAGCAGGCAATAAAGTCCTTTAAATCCGCATAGGTCATCTGGTTTTTCTTCTTGGTGAAATGCACGTTGGTCCGCAAATCGTAAAACCAGACCTCCTTTGTCCACGGCTGCCTGGCTGCCGGCTTGTTTTCAAAGAAAATCACGTTGGCCTTGACGCCCTGGGCGTAAAAGATCCCGGTGGGCAGGCGCAAAATGGTATGCAGATCCGTGTTTTCCAGCAATTTTTTGCGCACCGTCTCCCCGGCCCCGCCTTCAAAGAGCACGTTGTCGGGCACCACCACGGCCGCCTCGCCCGTGGTCTTTAACATCGTGCGCACGTGCTGCACGAAATTGAGCTGCTTGTTTGACGTGGTGGCCCAGAAGTCCTGCCGGTTGTAGCGCAGGTCTTCCTTTTCCTGCTTGCCCGCCCCGTTGGTGATGGTAATACTGCTTTTTTTGCCAAACGGGGGATTGGTCAGCACATAATCAAAGCGCCGGCCGGCATCTGCCACCAGGGCATCATCTGCGGATATGGGACAATCGCCGGTAATCTCGCCGATATTGTGCAAAAACATGTTCATCAGGGCCAGGCGCCGGGCATTGGCCACGATCTCGTTTCCAAAAAAGGTCTCATTTTTCAAAAACCTTTTCTGATCGCGGTCCAGGGAATAATTGCTTTCGATAAAATCATAGGCGGCCAGGAAAAACCCGCCCGTGCCGCAGGCGGGATCTGCAACGGTTTTTTCCGGCTCCGGCCGGATGCATTCCACCATGGCCCGGATCAGCGCCCTGGGGGTAAAATACTGGCCGGCCCCGCTTTTCACGTCCTCTGCGTTTCTCTCCAGCAGGCCCTCGTAGATATCGCCCTTGACATCGGCGCCCATGCTCACCCAATCCTCGGCGTCGATCATGTGGATGATCTTGTATAGCTTGGCCGGGTCCTGGATCTGGTTCTGGGATTTGACAAAAATCTGGCCGATCATTGCCTTCTGCCGCCCCAGCTCCCGCAGCAGCCGGATGTAATGGGATTCGAGATCCGCGCCTTTCTTGGATTTCAGGCTTTCCCAGTTAAACTCCCCGGGGATGCCCACTTCTTTGCCGTAATACCGGCTGTATTCGTCTGCCATCTTGAGAAACAAAAGATAGGTGAGCTGCTCCAGGTAATCGCCGTAGCTCACCCCGTCATCGCGCAGCGTATGACAGAAACTCCAGACCTTTGAAACAATGCTTTCCGTGTTCATGCTGATTTTTTCTTTCCGCGCCGTATGCCGCCCGCGCCCTGTACCTTTTTCTTTTCTTCCCGGATGCGCTCCAGCAGACGCTCCGCCGAATTTTCCCCGGAAACCAGCTCCGGGTTTTCCTTTCGCCACTGCCGGGTCAATTCCCCGGAAAACGCCTTTTTCAAAATGCTCTGCCGCAGCGTCTCGGCCTTTTGCAGACTGTCTTCGATGCTTTGCTCAAGCTGGTCGCAGACCGAGAGGCGGGATTCGATTTCTGAAAGAACTATATTTTGCTCTGTTGTTGAACAAATGGGAAATGGCATTTTTCCAATTTGTTCTTGGTTGATTGAAGCCATTCCGACTGTTTGTTGTGCATTATGATTAAAGTATTTATTTGCAAAGATCAAAAACCAAAAATTAACATACCCGCTCTCAATAACCCTAATAAGCCTGAGCCTGATGTTTTTACTTTCATATACAGATTTTTCTAAATTTTGTTTAATTAAGGCTGTCTTTCCAACCAACTCTCGACTATTAACCCTATTAACCAGTAAATCTCCTGGTTTTAATTCATACTCTTTAATTTCATCTTCGGACAAAACCATCCTTTTCACATCAATCCATACGATTTTCCCATTTTCAATGTTGTACATTCTTAAGCAGGGACTACCTGTTTCAGCATAAAATTTTTTTGGTTTATATATGCCGTTTTTCATTGATTCAGAAATTTCAGCAATTTTAATCCACTCCCACCCCTCAGGCAATTCCGGCAGCTCTGCAAGCTCCTCTTCCGTCAACGGCGGCAGGTCCTTCGGCTTTTTCGGCTTAGCCGGCTTCTTTCTTCCTTCCGCCTTTGCCTGCTCACATTCCTTTTCCCAGGCTTCTAACTGCTTTTTATAATGCGCCTCCCGCTCTTTCCGGATGCGCTCGATCAGCTTTTCCGCCGGTTCCGGCGGGTTTCCCGCCTCCTGTTGCCGCTCGCGCCAATTTTCGGTCAACCTGCCCTCAAAAGCATGTTTCAACACAGCCTGGCGGTAGGTTTTCAACTGCTCCCTGGCTTTTTTCAGGCTTTCAATACCGCTGTCGAGTTCGGAAACGAGTTCTTCGATTTTACTGACAATTTCATTTTGTTCAGGAATTGAAGGGAGGGGGAAATATATAGACTTTAATTTGCTGGCATTAACGTTCTGAACCGCAATCCCAAGCTTTTCTTCTGATATGCTATTCCAGTAAAAAGGGCTCTCTAAAAAAAACTTAAAATATCTGGGTGCTATTAAAGGATTGAAGCGAATCAAGTACGATGCAAAAACTGCTTTCATAGGCTTTTCAATTAAACAACTAAAACCAATAGAACCAGCACGAGAAATAACAACATCCCCATCTTTGAGAAGATATTTTTCTGGTTCTTCTGGATTTTTTAAGCAGTAAGGCACATTGTCCCAACTAATCCTGCCGGATTTAATATCCGTTGTTCTTAAAAGTTTTAAATCCCCGCTTTCTGTCGCTTTTGTTGTATACCCGTATTGCACTTTAATACAGATGTTTCCAATTGTCGTTTCCAGCCAACACTCAGGCAGATTGTGCGTATTTTTTTCCATCTAAGCCGCCAACACCTCATTCATCTCCTCAATAATTTCCTCCACCCCGCCGCCAAACAATTTCCGCATCTTCCCGATCCCGCCCTTGCCGTCAAACGGCGCATAATCGAGATCCTCCATTTCAATATGCACCGAACTGGCGATATGATCCTTGATCATCCGCAGCCAGGCCATCTGCTCCGGGTTAAACTTCTGGGCCGCCCCCTCCTGCTTTTCAAACACCCACTTCTTGAAATTGCGGTTGACCGTGTCTTCAAAAGACGTAAGGATTTCATCAATGCCCACCACCCGGCGGATCAAAGACACCAGGGCCGTAAGCTCGCTTCCGGGCGATTTTCCGCTTACCTTTTCCACCTGCTCATAGGCCTGCCATACCCGGGCCGGGGCCAGCCGGGGCCGGCTTTGTTTCAGGGCCTCGAGCACGGCCTTGATCATGTCATAGGTTACGTGCCTGCGGTTGTATGGCTGGTTGTAAAATATGGACAGGGCGGCAATCTCATCCTTGTTGGCCTCGATAAAAGACGTAAAGTCGGCAATAATGTCTTCTGCCAGATCAATTGCCTGCTTGTCCCAGCCGGCAAAGGACACCTCGTCGATATTGACGGTATCGATAATCTGCTCGTGGGATTTGCGGGCGTTTTCGACAAACTCATTGAGCTTTCCGGAAAACGTATCCCGCACGCGGTTGACCAGGTCTTTTTGGGCTTCGGCCCGCTGGTCTTCATCCGGCTCGGCATCCGGCGGCAGCCCGGATTTTTCCGCGGCAAGTTCGTTGATTTTGTCGGGATTATGGGCTTCGAGCAGCTCCCGGGTCACGGTTTTAATGGACTTGCCCCGGGCAAGCGCTGCAAATTCGCTTTGCTCCTTGTCGGTTACCTGCCTGTCCAGCCGGGCCAGCCGGCCGGCCAGAGATGTATAGGTATCCTCGTCTGCCTGCCCCATGAGCACGGCCCGGAGCAGATCCTTTAAGGGCACGGATTTTTTCCGCTCCAGGGGGCGGCTGTCGGTTTTCACCGACCGGCTCACCCCCACGGCATCCACGATCACAAAACCGGTCTTGGCCGTATGGGCCGAAGGCGTCACCTTTTTTAAATCATCATAGGCCAGGGTGCGGGTGCCCCGGCCCTTCATCTGCTCAAAATAGTTCACCGATCGCACATCCCGCATGAAAACCAGACATTCCAGGGGCTTTACATCCGTGCCCGTGGCGATCATGTCCACGGTCACCGCGATCCGTGGAAAGTAATCGTTTCTAAATGCGGCCAGCAGGGATTTGGGATCTTCCTCGGCCCGGTAGGTCACTTTCCGGCAAAACGCGTTTCCCTCGCCGAATTCCTCGCGCACGATGCCGATGATATCGTCTGCGTGGCTGTCGGTTTTGGCAAAAATAAGGGTTTTGGGCACCTCCCGGCGCCCGGGAAACATCTCAGGCAGCTTTTCGCAAAACGCCCGGATCACGTTTCTTATCTGGCTGGGATTGACCACGTCCCGATCCAAATCCTTTCCGGAATACTCCACTTCCTCGTCAAGCTGCTCCCAGCGTTTTTTCCGGGTCAGCCGATCGCGCTTGTCCACCCATTGCTCCGCCACCAGCCGGTCGCCCGCCTCTGTGATCCGGGTTTTGATCAGATAGGTCTCATATCCCACATTGACCCCGTCAGCCACGGCTTGCTCGTGGCGGTATTCAGAGGCCAGGTTTTCGTTGAAAAACCCGAAGGTCCGCTTGTCCGGCGTTGCGGTCAGCCCGATGAAAAAGGCGTCAAAATAGTCCAGCACCTGCTGCCACAGGTTGTAAATGGAGCGGTGGCATTCATCGATCACAATAAAATCAAAAAACTCGGGCGGCACTTCCGGGTTGTAGACCACCTCCCGGGGTTTGGGCATCTCTGTAAATTCATGGGGGTTTGCCAGCTCTGCGGCCTCATCCAGGTCCTCGCCCTTTAAAATGGAATACATCCGCTGGATAGTGCTGATGCACACCTGACTGTCTGCAGGCACGTACCTGGAATTGAGCCGGCAGACGTTGTATAGCTCCGTGAATTTCCGGTTGTCATCATTGGGGGTGTAGCCCATGAACTCCTGCTCGGCCTGCTCCCCAAGATTCCGGGTGTCGACCAGAAACAAGATCCGCCCCGCATTGGCGTGTTTCAGCAGCCGGTACACAGCGGTAATGGCAGTATAGGTTTTGCCGCTGCCAGTGGCCATCTGGATCAAAGTGCGGGGCCTGTTTTCGCAAAAAGACTTTTCCAGGCTGGAAACAGCCCGGATCTGGCACTGCCGCAGCCCTTGGCCGCAAAGCGCCGGCATCTGCTGCAAGCGCTGCCGAAGGCTGGTCCGCTGCTTTACCCGCTGTTTTAAAGTATAGGGATGATGAAACCAGAACACCGGCCTGGCCCGGGGTTTGGGATCGCGCAGATCCGTATACCGGGTGACAACCCCGGTGCTTTCATACACAAACGGCACCCGACCCTCGTCTTCAAACCATTTCAGCCGGCTCTGGGCATAGAATTCGGCCTGCTGCTCATGAACGCTCATCCGGTGGCCTTCTTCCTCTTTCTTGGCCTCGATCACCCCCACAGGCTCCCGGTCCACAAACAACACATAATCGGCAACCCCCGCATCCGTCCCGTATTCCCGCACTGCAAGCCCCGGCCCCAACTGCCAGTCAATGCCGTTTTGATCCACCACCACCCATCCGGCCTGCTCAAGCATCCGGTCAATGTTTTCTCTTGCGGCTTGTTCCGGGGTCTTGTTCATAAAATCGGTTTTTTTGGCATATCGTCTCTTATGAATCCCATTTTGCATTTATTGGCGCAAAAAAATGAAATATAGGATCAGAAATGAACGTCATTTTTTGTTTATTTAATATGATTTTAAAAGGTTGCTCAGGCCCGACCACAGTTTATAGACTTTGCGGGTTTTTTATAGAAATACGTGCCTGTTTTGAGAACTTGGGAATCGGTCTGCCGGGAAAAATTCTTTGAAACATGCACTGGCCTTTCCGCTGTTTTTGGGTGTGGGGTGTAATGCAAGCGGGCGGATTTTTTATCGAATAACCATCTGGATATAATCCAATACACATAAATATGGCCGGAATGTCAATAGTAAATGGGATTACGGCCAGAAACAGGGGTCTGGGGGCAGGAAGATCAGTACAGATAGGTCTTTTTGTCAGCAAAGACTGGCCATCAGGGCATAAATCACTCAAGACTATCCCAACGCTACGCCCTCAGACGGGGGATACCGGTAAAGCACGTACAAAATCGCCAGGGCGATAACCGTGAGTATGGTAAAGACTACAAAACCTTTGCTGTAGCCGGCTGTGGGGGAGACGTTTACAAACAGGCCCATGGCCGGGGGGACTACAAATCCGCCGAAGGCGCCCAGGCCGCCCACGATGCCAGAGGCCCCTCCCACGGTCGCCGTCCACCCTAAGAAGAGATGAGGAAAGGGGATGTAAATCGGGATAGAGTAGAGGGCAGGCTGGTGTCCCCTCTATCCCGTTTTCCGTCCCATAAAGCTTCATAAAGCTTCATAGTCCTTGACAATATTGTTAAATCGGCTTAAAAAATAAAGAGAATTTTCCTTCTTAACAGTGGCCATCAATCTGGCTAAGATCACAACAACTTATGGGCTTGAACTGTTGATCTGTGTCAAACAAAATCACGACTCCTTACTTTGTCAACGTCTTCAAGCGTTAACAAAAACTGACAAGGACTACTGGTCCTTCAGGGGAAACTGCCGTCGCGAGTATAGTCATGGCATGTTCCAATATCCTGCCATGATGGTTCCGCAAGTAGCTCAAGCCATCCTTCAACAAATATATGTTGTGCACCCTGAACTCGAATGGGTGGGTGATCCATTTTCAGGCTCTGGGACAATCATGACTGAAAGCATGATGAATGGTTTGGCTTTTTCAGGAACAGATATCAACCCACTTGCAGTTCTGATATGTCGTGTAAAAAGTGGCCCCTATTTTACTAAGGCCTTGAAAGAAAAAATCGAAAACCTCAAGGCTTGTATTGTCTCAGATCGTAAATGGACAGTCGAAACATCTTTCCCGAACATTGAAAAATGGTTCAACAAAGATATCCAGATTGCTTTGTCAAAGATCCAGAGAGGGATTCGCAAGGAAAAGGCTGCTTGGGCTCGCAGTTTTTTTTGGATAGCTTTAGCTGAAACTGTTAGGGCGTCTAGCAACAGCAGAACTTCAACGTATAAGCTTCATATTCGACCTCAGAAAGAGATCGAGGGCCGAATATCTGATCCGATTAAGGTCTTTAAAAATACTCTTGACCGCAACTTCAAGCATTACCAAGAGCAAGCCAAACGACTGTCAAATGCTGGATACTTGCAGCGCGGCCGTTACCAGCGAGAAGTTTCGGTTTCTTTGGCGGACATTCGAGATTTCAACCAAAGGAAGAAAGTAGATACTATTATCACCTCACCCCCATACGGAGATAATGCAACTACAGTACCCTATGGACAATACTCTTACCTGCCGCTTCAATGGGTGGATCTAGAGGATATTGATCCCAACATCGATAAAGATTGTTTAATCTCAACACATGAGCTTGATTCACGTAGTCTTGGCGGAAGAAAGCGGTTAATAAAATCAGAGGCAGATCAAATAACCCAACGATCTTCTGCGTTAGCAAAGTATATGAAAAGCTTAAATGGACAGCCACGGGATAGAGCTATTCGCGTTATCGCTTTTTTCCGTGATATAGATGCAAGTCTTGGCCCGATCTTAAAAGGTCTTAATCGCGGGGGATTGATGGTTTGGGTTTTGGGCAACCGAAAAGTAGGGGGCAAGCGCGTCCCATTTGATCTAATTTTATCCGACCTACTTCAAGAGCATAATGCAAAACTCTTGTGTAAATTGACGAGAAGCATCTCTTCAAAAAGAATGGCTTTAAAAAATAATATCGCAGATACAATGTCAAAGGAAACAATACTGGTCATGAGGAAGGCAATCTGACATGCCGAAAATGAACACACCACATTTTGAAGTCCATCCATCTGTGGTTTATCACCTCGGGGAAAGTTTGATAACCGACTCTGTCCAGGCCTTAATCGAATTAGTCAAAAATAGCTACGACGCTGATGCCACGTATACAAAAGTCACCATCGATACCAAAGGTTCGACTGAGTTTGACGACACTTTTTACTCACCGGAAGGCGGTCGTATAATTATAGAAGACGATGGCTTTGGAATGAATCTTGAGGATATCGAAGCCGGGTGGCTCATGATTTCGAACCGAAAAAAACATGAGTTTAAGAAAGCCCGTAAATTAACTGATAAAGGCAGAACACCGCTTGGGGACAAAGGACTTGGCCGGCTCGGCGTTCAAAGGCTTGGCGAAAAGTTGGAGATTTTCACCAAGACCAAAAAAGATGGAGGTGTGCATTTCGGTTTTTCCTGGTCAGACTTTGCTAAAAAAGAACGGCTACAGGATGTAAGTATCCAATTAGACGAATGGAAAAATGCAAAGCAGATTGGAACCCGACTTGTTATTTCGAATTTGCAAGAGCTGGAGCTATGGAGAGGGGAAGACGCAACGAAAAAGTTGCAGAATGAATTGTCTCAAATGATATCCCCCTTCAAGCAGATTAGAGATTATGTTGCTTTCATCGAAATCGACGGAAAGCCCATTGAACTGCAGGAAATTACAGAGAAAGTACGCGATATAGCCCCATTGCGCTATAGCATTCATTTTGACGGCAAAACCATCGAAATAAAAGGGCGTGCAAAATTAAACTATTTCTGCCCATCTGAGCGAAAAGAGGCCGAGGAATTTGCCCTGATAGCAGAAGGGGATGACGGCAAGGGGTTTTACGATTTTTTATCGCAGCAAAAATATGCTAGAAGCCTCAACCTTAAACGATCCAAATCAGCTAACTGGTATGTTGAATTCGAACAGCAAAAAGAATTGGAAGATGTTGATGGAGTCTATCGGGTTTCTGGGAAATCTTCCTCGATTGCGAATCCAGGCCCTTTTAAAGGCGAAATGGATTCCTTTGATTTATCGGTCACTTCTTTTGATCGGCAAAATGTTTTCGACCGCATGAATGAGTTTCGTAATTATATCAAAAAGTGCAGTGGTATTCGGGTCTTCCGGGACGGATTTGGCATACGCGTCGATAAGGATTGGCTGAAACTAGGAGATCAATACACATCGGGGCCATCTTTCTACGGTTTAAAACCAAATAATACAGTTGGATTTATTGCCCTATCAGCTAGGGAGAACATGGACCTTGAGGAAACAACTGATAGGGAAGGGTTCAAGGATACAGTCTACTATCGTAATTTCTATTCGCTGTTGATGGAAGTTATGAAATTCACTCAAACCGCTGGACAGTTTTTTGGCAGATCATGGATAGCTTATAAAAAAGAACGTAAAGAAGAATTAGCAAAGATTGATTCTCGAAAAACTATTGAAGATATATCGCACACCATGAGCGAGCGCCTGAGCGCATCAGAGGAGTACCAAAAAAAGCTTGATGAATTCCAAACTCGTTTGCAAACAAGCAAAAAACAAGCACAGGCTGCATCAACTCGTTTATCCAAAAAGAGGAGAATAGATAATAAATTAAGATCAGAGGTGTCCAATTCCGTCTCGAACTTAAATCAACTTATAGACGAATCCCAGGAAATGATTTCACAAGTATCTGTATATCTTGGCGAGATATCAACCCTACGCCATATGGGGCAAGTGCTTAATGATCGTATCGATGGATTCCGGGATCAAATGGATAACATGTATGAAGCTGTGGCTCTTGGGTTGACAGCAGAGGCGCTTTCTCATGAGATATTTAATATTGCGGATCAGCTATCACTTAGGACGAAAAAGGCTCAAAGTAGAGCTAGGGCAATAAAATTAGAAGATCGAATCCTCCAAAATTTTATTGAACATGTTAAATCCAGCAGCATGGCCTTACGCAAGCAGATGTCATTTCTTTCGCCCGCATTACGCTATGTTCGTGAGCAAAGAGATTCAATAGATACATTCTCATTTATGAAAGAAATCAGAGAGTTTTACAAAGATCGGCTTCAAAAAAACAATATTTCCATTCTGATTCACACACGTAATGGTGGAGTTGCTCGGTTGAAAATGAATCGGGGCAAACTGACTCAAATCATAGACAATTTTATTCTCAATAGTGAGTATTGGTTGCGAGAGGACATTTCACAAGGACGTATGGAACATGGCAGTATTACGATCGAACTCGATCGCTACTTTGTTCGTATTTTTGATTCTGGGAAAGGAATCGATCCAAACATTGAATATGTCCTTTTCGAACCATTTGTAACGGCTAAGGGCAAGGGGAAGGGCCGTGGACTTGGCCTTTTTATTATAAAACAATTAATAGACTCTGAAGGCTGCAACGTAGGCATTTTGCCGGAGAGAAACTCCCATGATCGACTTTTTAAATTCCAAATTGATTTTCGGGGGGCTATAGATGAGTAATGATGGACCTACTAAAGAGGCTAAAAAAGCACTTTGCGCATTGTTGCAACGACTTAACATAAATAAGGTTGTATGCGTAGACGATGAGCATGCATCGCCTCTTACATTAGACGATATTTTATCATGGCTTGAAACGTCATCTCCCGAAGAATTGATAAGTGCTTTTCCCGAATTTAAAGGCCCAGTTTCTCAGGACCCTGATATTTTAAAAGAAAGCTTTAGAAAATGGTGGAAAGGATTGGAATTGAAACAAAAGGACGAGTTTTCGAATCAAGCAAGACCTTTTGTTCAAGAAGAAGCTAAAGCCGAATCGCCCGACGTTGATTACATGTCTATTCTAAGCGAAGTGTTTCAAGGTATTGATGATATAACATTTAGCCCCCTAAATTTACAAGAATGGCACAGGCAAAGTGAGGGCCTTTTGGCTGCCCCAGATTGCTCTCAAATCCTTTTCCTATTTGATCAGGACATGTCTAAGGGAGGGGGGAGATCCAATGAAGGCAGTGCAATTGTTGGTTCAGTCTTGAAAAAAAATTCCGACTCCATTCCTCTTTGCGGAATTCTCACCCATACTGCTAACTCAGACACGCAAAATCAAAAATGGGAGGAATTGGCTGACGAAGCCGGTATTGCTCAAGATGACTTTTTGGTCATTCCTAAAAGCCTCTTAACCGATGATTTAAACGAATTTAACCGGCAAATAAAATCAGCCATACTTGCTCCTTCATTTCGTGAACTCAAAGAAATGTCAGCCGGAATTCTTTCAGAGTCATTGGAAAAAGCTAAAGAGGGCCTTAACACTGTTACTGTTTTAGATTTTGATCACATGATCATGAGAGTAGCGCATGGTGAAGGAGTCTGGGAAGGGCAAATGCTATTTAGGCTTTATACACATTTTCATAGAATGGAGGCGGACAAAAGGGCAAGAGAAAACATTGAATTGGCTGAATTGATCAAACGAATACGGAAAGTTAGTAATATACCTGAAATGGGAAAAGCAGAGGCCTCAAAAGTTATTAAAGAAATTCGGCACGGTGAACTTTATGAGGATGAAAAAAATATAAACAGTGCACATATGGATATTACAACGGGTGACGTGTTTGAGGGGCCAAAAGCTTCAGATGGGAAAAGGAGGCTCATGATGATCGCAACCCAAGCATGCGATCTGGCAATGAGATTCGATGGTACTCGCAAGGCTGATTATGTACTTCTGTTGCATCTTTCCCATGTCAGCAATAGCGAAGCGAATAAGCCAAGATTTATGGTGCTTCCTTATTTCAGCAAAGACGGTGCAAAAGAAAAGATAGCGGTCGATTTTATATCAACAAGCATGGCACCATGTTGGGTTCTCGAAACCTGCGTACTCGATCAAGAAGGGAAATGCGGTTTTAGATTGAATGCGGAGCCTCCCGATGGATTGCTGCCCGGCTGGACAAAAAGATTTATTGATATAAGAAAAAAAGCAAAAAGCCTTTTTGAGCAATGGGATGTTTCATGCATAGCTGATGATGAAGTGCGAAAGGATATTCTTACAAGAATGGCCCCACGGGTTACATCTTGTGGATCTGTGCAAGCCTCTTTCGCAGACAATGAGATCCACCTGCCGCTTCGCCGCGTTATGCGCCTCCGGAGCGCAATGGCTGTGGAAGTTGTTCGACAATACGCCGCCTTTATTTCAAGAACACCCCAGGAAGCAGACCTCGCGCGAAAAGCATAGAGCCGATCTACCCGTGCAAAAAACCTGGAATTTCATCAAAAAATCTCTCGGACTATTCCAGGGCATTGCCCTCAGTCGGGGGAGATAGCGGTACACCATGTACAAAAGCCCCAGGGCGGCTATGGTGAGTATGGTAAAGACCACAAAGCCTTTGCTGCAGCCGGCTGTGGGGGAGATGGTTACAAACAGGCCAATGGCCGGGGAGATCACAAGCCCGCCAAAGGCACCCATAAAGAGCGTCCCAGTTATTGGGACAGTGGTCGTCGGGATAGGGGGTAGAGGCAGATGGCGGGCCTGCCCGTAATGGGTTCCGGCGACAAGGGCCTTAAAATTGATAGCGTGTACAGTGTTCGCTTCCGACCGATTCTTTCCGCCACTTATTCTTTTTCATCCTTAAAATTCATTGTGAAATCTTGAAAAATCCTGATGAGGATGATAAAAATTACACATATTTATCATATATGCATCTAATTGACCTTTTCGAAACAACTTTATGATGAGTTCAGGAAAGTACCTGTTATGAAAAGTGTAAAAGTGATTCATGCCCCAGATGGAAAAGCAATTTACAAAAAAATTCAAGAATACTTTGCTAACTCTAAAGATATCATTGTTGATGATGATTTAAAAACTTTGCCGGCAGCGCATAGTAAATCGGTTGCGGTTTTTATCATTACTGAAAATTCCATCAATGACGAGAATTTTGTCTCCTACCTACAAAAACTAATCAAAATTGATCTTCCGATCATTCCCCTTGTTAGAAGCATCGCTCAGTATGATTTTTCTGCCATGCCTGAAGCGTACCATATAATTAAAAGATTAAACGCAGTGGGATGGGATCAAGGTTTATTTCCAGGTGAAATTTTTTTTTCAGCGATTAAAAAATACTTAGGTATGATGCCTTTTAAGCGTGACTGCAAAGTGTTTATATCTTATCGCCGAACAGACGGAAAGGGCATTGCATCAGCAGTCCATGAGCATCTTAAGTCCACCGGCTTTAGGGTTTTTTTGGATACTATAGATATGGAACTAGGTGTTAAGGTTGAAAAAGTGATAGGGGAAGAAATTTGCGAACAAGATTTCTTGCTACTCATTGATACGCCAGATGCAAGCAAATCATCTTGGGTATTTGACGAAATCATGAACGCCTTGGAACACTGTATTAGTGTTTGTGCACTTCGTCATCCTCAAAGTGAAGGCTTCCCATTATTACGCAATATGCCTGGTATAGACTGGAATGAGAAGGATCCAGATCGATACAAAAAAATTGAAGAGTTCATATCTCGTGCAATAGCTTCAAAGTCAACTTTCGACGTACAGGTT comes from the Desulfobacterales bacterium genome and includes:
- a CDS encoding toll/interleukin-1 receptor domain-containing protein, giving the protein MKSVKVIHAPDGKAIYKKIQEYFANSKDIIVDDDLKTLPAAHSKSVAVFIITENSINDENFVSYLQKLIKIDLPIIPLVRSIAQYDFSAMPEAYHIIKRLNAVGWDQGLFPGEIFFSAIKKYLGMMPFKRDCKVFISYRRTDGKGIASAVHEHLKSTGFRVFLDTIDMELGVKVEKVIGEEICEQDFLLLIDTPDASKSSWVFDEIMNALEHCISVCALRHPQSEGFPLLRNMPGIDWNEKDPDRYKKIEEFISRAIASKSTFDVQVDRTLKELAYLYKLDLHPIRRRQLILSKQVKGGDSGIFIEFEDALLNIERLYRLHNNYTMFKDKTSKALFLYNGLPLSDFEKEAIEWARGKSPIFAYSIREIKHAIASIA
- a CDS encoding ATP-binding protein — its product is MPKMNTPHFEVHPSVVYHLGESLITDSVQALIELVKNSYDADATYTKVTIDTKGSTEFDDTFYSPEGGRIIIEDDGFGMNLEDIEAGWLMISNRKKHEFKKARKLTDKGRTPLGDKGLGRLGVQRLGEKLEIFTKTKKDGGVHFGFSWSDFAKKERLQDVSIQLDEWKNAKQIGTRLVISNLQELELWRGEDATKKLQNELSQMISPFKQIRDYVAFIEIDGKPIELQEITEKVRDIAPLRYSIHFDGKTIEIKGRAKLNYFCPSERKEAEEFALIAEGDDGKGFYDFLSQQKYARSLNLKRSKSANWYVEFEQQKELEDVDGVYRVSGKSSSIANPGPFKGEMDSFDLSVTSFDRQNVFDRMNEFRNYIKKCSGIRVFRDGFGIRVDKDWLKLGDQYTSGPSFYGLKPNNTVGFIALSARENMDLEETTDREGFKDTVYYRNFYSLLMEVMKFTQTAGQFFGRSWIAYKKERKEELAKIDSRKTIEDISHTMSERLSASEEYQKKLDEFQTRLQTSKKQAQAASTRLSKKRRIDNKLRSEVSNSVSNLNQLIDESQEMISQVSVYLGEISTLRHMGQVLNDRIDGFRDQMDNMYEAVALGLTAEALSHEIFNIADQLSLRTKKAQSRARAIKLEDRILQNFIEHVKSSSMALRKQMSFLSPALRYVREQRDSIDTFSFMKEIREFYKDRLQKNNISILIHTRNGGVARLKMNRGKLTQIIDNFILNSEYWLREDISQGRMEHGSITIELDRYFVRIFDSGKGIDPNIEYVLFEPFVTAKGKGKGRGLGLFIIKQLIDSEGCNVGILPERNSHDRLFKFQIDFRGAIDE